Proteins from a single region of Sphingopyxis sp. BSN-002:
- a CDS encoding acylase, which produces MLRRIFLGFLLLVVLTAASLALWEPLTAEAPKAPAFKPTDVQIARDKFGVPHIFGKTDADVAYGVAYAHAEDDFSTLQEVLAMTRGRAGAMLGEDGAKVDYAAELLDIRKTTTRDWPRLPKDVQALFTAYAAGLNHYADKHPDEVRLSGLFPVTGEDVVAGFVLRSPFFFGLDSVLGGLTEDKPMGREGGPSLDAKGKLVPRELTPVGRDPEANGSNGMAVAPARSTDGATRLVSNSHQPWTGGVAWYELVVHSGEGWDFAGANFPGSPYPFLGHNKYLGWTNTVNRPDLIDIYKLVLDESGKKYRFDGKWLPLEEKRIWLRVKYGPFVIPVPRTIYRSVQGPVIRNDKGAFAIRYAGMDQSNMVTQYYRLNKAKSFAEWRAAMAGQGVPATNFIYADAKGNIGLFYNAMFPDRPAGFNWRGILPGDTSADVWTKTLPFDRVPALVNPRSGYVMNANNTPWVAAGPGDELDAAAFSPLLGVEDDMTNRAVRLIELFEASGQIDEARLKTIKYDTAYAKTGYAKAWMAKLLALDTKGDPALAEAQGLLRQWDWNLDGKGKGDALALMVLRPANGSHYQRKPEPDPRQVLSDTVNHLQEHFAGLDPKLGDVLRLRHGEGAHRVDLPLDGGNDTVRASTLWDVEPDGRLKVRHGDSFIMFVTWDKAGQVHSESIQPFGAATTRPDSPHYNDQAKLFVQHRLKPVLFDPAALRASGARFYRP; this is translated from the coding sequence ATGCTACGACGGATTTTCCTGGGGTTTCTGTTGCTGGTGGTGCTGACCGCGGCCTCGCTCGCGCTCTGGGAACCGCTGACCGCCGAGGCGCCGAAGGCGCCGGCCTTCAAGCCGACCGATGTTCAGATCGCGCGCGACAAGTTCGGCGTGCCGCATATCTTCGGAAAGACCGACGCCGACGTCGCTTATGGCGTGGCCTATGCGCACGCCGAGGATGATTTCTCGACCCTGCAGGAAGTGCTGGCGATGACGCGCGGGCGTGCCGGTGCGATGCTCGGCGAGGATGGCGCGAAGGTCGACTATGCCGCCGAACTGCTCGACATCCGCAAGACGACGACGCGCGACTGGCCGCGGCTGCCCAAGGATGTCCAGGCGCTGTTCACCGCCTATGCGGCGGGACTCAACCATTATGCCGACAAGCATCCGGACGAAGTGCGATTGTCAGGGCTGTTCCCGGTGACCGGCGAGGATGTCGTTGCGGGCTTCGTCCTGCGCTCGCCTTTCTTCTTCGGGCTCGATTCGGTGCTCGGCGGACTGACCGAGGACAAGCCGATGGGCCGTGAAGGTGGGCCGTCGCTCGACGCCAAGGGCAAGCTGGTTCCGCGCGAGCTGACTCCGGTCGGCCGCGATCCCGAAGCCAATGGCTCGAACGGCATGGCGGTCGCGCCGGCGCGCTCGACCGACGGCGCGACGCGGCTCGTCTCCAACTCGCACCAGCCGTGGACCGGCGGGGTCGCATGGTACGAGCTGGTCGTGCATTCGGGCGAGGGCTGGGATTTCGCGGGTGCGAACTTCCCCGGATCGCCGTACCCCTTCCTCGGCCACAACAAATATCTCGGCTGGACCAATACGGTGAACCGTCCCGACCTGATCGACATCTACAAGCTGGTGCTCGACGAAAGCGGCAAGAAATATCGTTTCGACGGCAAATGGCTGCCGCTCGAGGAAAAGCGCATCTGGCTGCGCGTCAAATACGGTCCGTTCGTGATCCCGGTGCCGCGGACGATCTACCGCTCGGTGCAGGGGCCGGTGATCAGGAACGACAAGGGCGCCTTCGCGATCCGCTATGCCGGGATGGACCAGTCGAACATGGTCACCCAATATTATCGGCTCAACAAGGCGAAGAGCTTCGCCGAGTGGCGCGCGGCGATGGCGGGGCAGGGTGTGCCGGCGACGAACTTCATCTACGCCGATGCCAAGGGCAATATCGGCCTCTTCTACAACGCGATGTTCCCCGACCGGCCGGCGGGCTTCAACTGGCGGGGCATATTGCCCGGCGATACCTCGGCCGATGTCTGGACGAAGACGCTGCCGTTCGACCGCGTGCCCGCGCTGGTCAATCCGCGCTCGGGCTATGTGATGAACGCGAACAACACGCCGTGGGTCGCGGCGGGGCCGGGTGATGAGCTTGATGCTGCCGCCTTCTCGCCCCTGCTCGGGGTCGAGGACGACATGACCAACCGCGCGGTGCGGCTGATCGAGCTGTTCGAGGCATCGGGCCAGATCGACGAGGCGCGGCTGAAGACGATCAAATATGACACCGCCTATGCGAAGACCGGCTATGCGAAGGCGTGGATGGCAAAGCTGCTCGCGCTCGACACCAAGGGCGATCCGGCGCTCGCCGAGGCGCAGGGTCTGCTCCGCCAATGGGACTGGAACCTCGACGGCAAGGGCAAGGGCGACGCGCTGGCGCTGATGGTGCTGCGCCCGGCGAACGGCAGTCATTACCAGCGCAAGCCCGAACCCGACCCGCGGCAGGTGCTCAGCGACACGGTCAATCATCTGCAGGAGCATTTCGCGGGGCTCGACCCGAAGCTTGGCGATGTGCTGCGCCTGCGTCACGGCGAGGGCGCCCACCGCGTCGACTTGCCGCTCGACGGCGGCAACGACACCGTGCGCGCCTCGACCTTGTGGGACGTCGAGCCCGACGGGCGGCTGAAGGTGCGCCACGGCGACAGCTTCATCATGTTCGTGACATGGGACAAGGCGGGGCAGGTGCATTCGGAATCGATCCAGCCCTTCGGCGCGGCGACGACGCGGCCCGACAGTCCGCATTACAACGACCAGGCGAAGCTGTTCGTACAGCACAGGCTGAAACCCGTGCTCTTCGATCCGGCGGCGCTCCGGGCCAGTGGAGCGCGTTTCTATCGGCCTTGA